Proteins co-encoded in one Papaver somniferum cultivar HN1 chromosome 5, ASM357369v1, whole genome shotgun sequence genomic window:
- the LOC113284382 gene encoding PHD finger protein ALFIN-LIKE 7-like has translation MEGGASSSSGFPFPRTIEEVFKDFKGRRQALLKALTSDVDEFYAQCDPEKENLCLFGHRNETWQVNMPVEEVPPEIPEPALGINFARDGMQSKDWISLVAVHSDAWLMAVAFYFGARFGFDKNDRKKLFKIINDLPSLFEVVTEIAKRQASEKTTATPHSSNRNKPSGIMKQRQPEPQAKGLLKMPPPQEEQEEEEDSGGEEGEDDEQGATCGACGNSYASDEFWICCDVCEKWFHGACVKITPAKAESIKHYKCPACSSNKRLKHG, from the exons atggaaggaggagcatcatcatcatcagggtTTCCGTTTCCAAGAACTATTGAAGAGGTTTTTAAAGACTTTAAAGGAAGGCGTCAAGCCTTACTCAAAGCTCTTACATCTG ATGTTGATGAATTTTATGCCCAGTGTGATCCTGAGAAGGAGAATTTGTGTTTATTTGGGCATAGGAATGAGACATGGCAAGTGAATATGCCGGTTGAAGAAGTACCTCCTGAGATACCAGAGCCGGCATTGGGGATTAATTTTGCTAGAGATGGGATGCAATCTAAGGATTGGATATCATTGGTTGCTGTTCATAGTGATGCTTGGTTAATGGCTGTTGCATTCTATTTTGGTGCGCGATTCGGGTTTGACAAAAATGATCG GAAGAAGCTCTTCAAGATAATAAATGATCTTCCCTCCTTATTTGAAGTTGTGACTGAAATTGCTAAAAGGCAAGCAAGTGAAAAAACAACAGCCACTCCCCATAGTAGCAACAGAAACAAACCAAGTGGGATTATG AAACAGCGTCAACCGGAACCCCAGGCGAAGGGGTTGCTGAAAATGCCACCACCACAAGaggagcaagaagaggaggaagatagTGGTGGTGAAGAAGGCGAGGATGATGAGCAAGGGGCCACTTGTGGAGCCTGTGGGAATAGCTATGCAAGTGATGAATTCTGGATCTGCTGTGATGTTTGCGAGAAATGGTTTCATGGTGCGTGTGTGAAGATCACACCTGCAAAAGCTGAGAGCATCAAACACTACAAGTGTCCAGCCTGCAGCAGCAACAAGAGGTTAAAACATGGATAG